TGGCTTTATATTCATGTGCCAATGACGTTTGCGCTCATCGCAGCTTTGACCGCGCACATTGTTTCCGTGTTTTTTTACTGGTGAGGGCGACTTCGTGACATTCATCGTCCGAACAGTTTCGCGGACGGCCGACGGGCGCGTCATCATTCGCCCAACGCTGGTCGATAAAGAAACGATCGGCATCGGGCGCGATGCAACGAACGATATCCATTTGGCCGATCTGGCGGTCGAACCTTTTCATGCTGCGTTTACCAGACTGCCGGGCGGACGTGTGCTTGCGCAGACGGTTGGCGGCCTTGGTTTCGCAGTCGATGGACGATCAACCAAGCGCGCGGAAATCGATGCCAACCGTGGTGCTGAATTGCGCTTTGGCGGTCACTTGCTCACGCTTGCGATGGAAGACGGCGTGGCGACGATTTCGGTCGAACGCACCGATGCCTTGTCTGACGCGACGGGTGAGAAGGACGAGCGAACCGTCTTTTCACTTGCTGGACTGCTGCCTGGAAAACGCCTGGGTGCGTGGACCTTTCTTATTTTGATCCTCGCCGCTTGCCTCGCGTGGCCGGTTTACTCTTGGGCAACGTGGCACGATGTCAAGACGCGACCTGTGGGCTTTCATGCCGACAAGATGTGGTCGTCGGGGCCATTGAGCCAAGCGCATCGTGCGCTCGAAAACAATTGCCAGTCCTGTCATGAGAAGGCGTTCGTATCTGTTGAGGACAATAAATGCGTTGCCTGTCACATCGGCATTCACGACCACGCCGATCCAAAGCGTCAGATTAATGCGATGGCGCCACCAAACTTTGGCAAGCGCGTGCAAAATGGGTTCAAATCAGTATTCGGTGTGCCAACGGGGCAACGCTGTGTCGATTGTCATACCGAACATCAGGGCGCCGGGCCGATGCCAGCGACTGCTCAGGCGTTTTGTACAGATTGCCATGCGACGTTGAAATCGCGTGTGACGGACACCAAACTGGCCGATGTCAGTGACTTTGGGACAGCACACCCGCAGTTCCGCCCGGCGATCGTGACCGACAGTTCGGGGGCAGCTCCTATCTTTCGCCGAGTTTCTCTGGATGCGAGCCCGATCCAGAGCAACGGCTTGAAATTCCCGCATGGGACACACTTATCCGCTACCAACGGAGTGGCACGTATGGCGCAGACGATGAAGTCCGAACAGGGCTGGGACAACGCGCTAGCGTGCAAGGACTGTCATAAACCCACGTCGGACGGAGTACGCTTTCAACCGGTCGAAATGGAGCGGGATTGCCAAATGTGCCACAGCC
This genomic stretch from Sphingomonas paeninsulae harbors:
- a CDS encoding cytochrome c3 family protein; amino-acid sequence: MTFIVRTVSRTADGRVIIRPTLVDKETIGIGRDATNDIHLADLAVEPFHAAFTRLPGGRVLAQTVGGLGFAVDGRSTKRAEIDANRGAELRFGGHLLTLAMEDGVATISVERTDALSDATGEKDERTVFSLAGLLPGKRLGAWTFLILILAACLAWPVYSWATWHDVKTRPVGFHADKMWSSGPLSQAHRALENNCQSCHEKAFVSVEDNKCVACHIGIHDHADPKRQINAMAPPNFGKRVQNGFKSVFGVPTGQRCVDCHTEHQGAGPMPATAQAFCTDCHATLKSRVTDTKLADVSDFGTAHPQFRPAIVTDSSGAAPIFRRVSLDASPIQSNGLKFPHGTHLSATNGVARMAQTMKSEQGWDNALACKDCHKPTSDGVRFQPVEMERDCQMCHSLAFDRIGGTVRTLRHGQPAQVVADLRAYFRSTGPVRPISLGGVERRRPGNYAASQTSGNYASGLRNYGGGADAAISAVFTKGGACYDCHVVDRTGDANSAGWRVRPVVQPTRFLQKGWFNHEAHKTDKCETCHKAATSETNSPIMLPGITTCRECHGGESSRADVPSSCAMCHSYHIDASAPWRAKRDVSRAKGQGRFVVPAGYLKGAVR